Genomic DNA from Gossypium hirsutum isolate 1008001.06 chromosome A01, Gossypium_hirsutum_v2.1, whole genome shotgun sequence:
tgacatggccgtgtgtcccctgtatctttaaaattgcgcaagtcagtatgctcaacacggcttagcacacgggcgtatgacttggccgtgtgaaccaagtcagagagttacacgggcacggacataGGCTGaggcacgaccatgtgtccctattttgaatgcccacatggcctgagacacgggtgtatCTCTTGGCCATTtaagtcacatggccgtgtgtcccttgcaactttgaaaattttcaatgtttttcaaaaaaaattttgtgtATCCAATTTAGTGCTGACTTGCTTCTaatgcgtattttgggcctcgaaggcttaTATAAGTGACAATATGTTTGTTTTCGGTTGGTTTATGATATGAATATTAtatcatgtgaaatatttgaaatttctATCTATTTGTTCtctaaactccgataatgctccgtaaccttgttccggcaATAGattcgagttaggggtgttacaatttttgtTTAAGTATCAATTGTTATATTTCATTAGGTATGAATTTAGATGAACTTTTATGCAATTATGACTTATTTGTATGATCCTTAGAATTCTTTGCATAAAATGTTCTTTCTAAATGGATTTCAAGCATCCTTAGAATTCTTTGCATAAAATGTTCTTTATAAATGGATTTCAAGTATGCTTATTTGTCATATCATTGCTTCTTGAAATTCATTGTTTACTTGTGAGAATACAATTGACGtgatttttatatgaatatattatGACTCGTTGTGTTCTTGCATCAATCTTTATTTTTGTTAagcctcaatttttttaaaaaaatctttaaattgaTTGCTTTTTGATATACCAAAAAGGGGAAAATAAGATGAAATTTGCATGTGCATAGATTTTAGatatgtttatcttgtagatgctTATGTAAATCAATTAATGTTCATACCTGTATGCTTATTTGATGCACTGCTTAAATGCATGAGATTTATAAAACATTGGGATTCTACATTGAATTTATTGTATATGCTTATTTATCATATCTCTTTTTGAAATTCTATGCTCTTGTTTAAGTATTTGCGCTTAATTTTTTTCGAGGAATAATTTATTAAGGGGGTGTTGTgttttgaaaatgtctaaatgATTTATGAGGAGTCTTTCAAAATGCATAtttctcttaaaatttttttatatcaaaaagGAAGATATAGTTAGCTTTGATATCCCAAACTTTTGATATAACaacatttaagataaatttttatttatatttcctaAGTCAtttggtaaaaataattattggatattttgttaaacattttcaaagcattttgaagatttgtaaaagtactcaaaaacatgttttaaatgtgttttaatttatctaaatgttTTTGAATCAATCTAAAtgtttttaagtgttttaaactcaatttatacAAGTCTGAGAAGTTGTATTGATACTTGGAGAAAGTTCTGCCAATAGAAGTAAGTCTGAGAGCACCCCTAAACATTCTTCTAGACTTCTACCAATACTCAAGGGGACTTCTACAAATACAAGTCCATTTCTACCAATATATCTTGCGAGTTGCACTGATACAAGTCTGTTTGCAATGCTTCCAACGGTTAGAAACTATCCCCAGCGATTATAAACGGTCACAAAATTTTCCCTTGTTATATATACACATCAAGAACAATTCAAGATACAAGAGATAAACATTCAATCATAGAAATCAAGAGAAAAGTCTTCAATTCTTTATTTTCTCTTGTCCATATTCATTGAGAGCGTATTGTAATATCTTTTCTCACTCACAAATATTTgtatttagagctttaatttgcAAACACATACTTATTAAAGGTTCATTGTTAGTTTTCTCATCTTCTCTTTGTAGTAAAGATCACACTTAAGGTTTTTAAAGTATAAAACCTTAAGTAGATTGTAAAAGGTTTCTAGTTGAGTTACAAAATTAGCTATAGGGTTTTAGTTAAGCCATACAAAACTAGGAGAAATGTTCTATTTTAGCCTTGTGAGAAAGATAATGATTGTAAATGTTATACATTTTCCTTGAAATGTAATAATTCAAGTATAGTGAATTAGGAAATCCTTGGTTGAGGTATATCAAGGTAATGGAGGTAGGCAATTGGGGCTGAACCACTATAAATCGAATTATCCAAGTTTTTCTTCCCTTTCCTTatcatttagaaaaaaatatataaaatttttaaaataccaattcaaCCCTCTTTTGGTATTTTCAGGCCTAACACTATAAAACATTAATtagtaatatttataaattataatatgtattattaaaatattaataaaaataattttcaataatataaataattagtaataatttattatattattaaatataaataattaaatatgtgtttaaaatattgaatattatttgatattaatattttaatatttttaactataaaataaaaattattaataatagtaatattagacttgatttaagttaatttttatataaaattaaagttaCTCGTaaaagagttatttttctaaaaattacttACGCTCTTTAAAATGGTAACTTAATTTGCAAGAAAAGAGACTTAATTTTGATTGACTAGTAAATAATTTTCCATTAACCAACCTACttttcatgaaataaacacacacaaaatatatatatatagatatatatagatGACTTTTAATGAAACAATCACACCCTTTATATTATACTAGTTTCTCATAAATAAATCAACCACATATTGTGAagtcttataaataataaataattctaaataaaatatataaaacttatatataaaatcaaaacacaagcatttttagtaaatttattttaaaattgttgcaattcaatttcaaaatttttaataaaaactcaACCTAACcctcaaatttgatttttttaataagtagttatttaaaatttatcatttttcttaaattttatattagataggAAATTAATATGTtatcttaaatattaatattattcaGATGGAtgatgatatttaaataaaatatttccaATAATAATGATTCTAGTATCCAAACTTAATGGAAATGTATGGATAAAAATACAGTACACCACCATTTCTTCCCCCATACTTACTTGGTTCAAATTTCCCATTTTAGTCTTAGGAATCTAGCAAAGAAATATGAACTGTTGAATGTGGTCAAAATTAGCTGCACTGACTTTTAGTTACTTATTGGtatgaaaaatagaagaaaagaacaCTGGTTTTTGCCTGTACAGTGCACCAATagtctcattattattttttataataaaatataatatttaaatatttttaaaattttaatgttttaaataatttttttagaaaataaaagatatttaataataataaacgaGGGAAGATAAATATTTAAGACAAAAATGATTATTGgttttacaaaattaatttaaaaaagcacttttttattatctattttgcATTATTTATTAGTTGTTGCAAAATTTTCTAGCATGCTTCAATATGCCGCCTACCTCTGATGAGGGAAAACCCCATCATTCCACGTTTAGTTTAGCTGtttaatttatatgatatattttGTTCACTCAAGCACGTTTCTTCTGAAGTGACTCTAGAAACCCAATAAAAtggaagaatttttttttttagtattttaataagtagttaattttcaagaattttatttagtaaataatttattttgataattatattaGATTCTCACTAAATTCAAACTGAAATTGAAtcgaatttttaaatgaaaataaagtttttttaacaTTGTTTTCTTGGATAATAATACTTTTTTATCCCtatattatgaataaaaaaaggaaaatggagGAAATGATTGTGCATAAGAAATTCCATAGATTTCAATTTCAGGCcatcttttctccttttttgtaggcttttatatatattatttaatttgtaattagattttaggttttctgtcaaaggtGTATGTTTGCACGGTTGAATGGGTAACTTATCTGCTCTTTTAAGGTCCAAATACGAGGGCATACAGTTAAGAGTGTGATGTAAAGGAGCATGACCCCACTTTGTACTTGATTTAAATGATCATTAACACTCTTGATTTGGTTCTTTTTCTTCAATTGATTGATGATCAAAATACTTTGAATGTTCCAATTTCAAGTCTTTCACTATTTTGGTGTTTTTATATGAACAGTGAAAGGACCCATTTGGGGCACTGTTCTTAGCTTTGCTACTCGCCACCTCTGCAGCCTATAATTCATAGACTAATTGTACAATTTGATGCCAACCCCATCTAAAAGAATTCTTCTAAGGGGGTCACATGTGCAGAAACTCCAATTGGTGTTGTATGCTTTTTTTCTCGTTTTCTACTTTCTAGGTGTTGTTTGGAACATTGTTTTAGACCCCTTTGAAGCCTATAAATTTGAGTTCACCATCTAGCTTCACTTTCAAAATTTGCCCATAATAACAATAGCTTTGAGCCTTTTTAACAAACACAAAAATATGAGAGCAGCTATGCCTCCTATTAATACAAAGAACATGTCTACTCCTCTAGAAGAGGAGGAAAGTGAGCTGAGAAGAGGACCATGGACCCTTGAAGAGGATACTCTCCTAACACATTACATTGCTCGTCATGGAGAAGGGCGTTGGAATATGTTGGCAAAATGTGCAGGTACCAAACACATCCTTCAACTCATGTACAAGTTATAAGCTTGTTATACTTATACCCTATGTTCTTGTTGATCCTTCCTCACTCAGGTCTCAAGAGAACTGGTAAAAGTTGCAGGCTAAGGTGGCTGAATTATTTAAAACCAGACATTAAGCGTGGAAACCTGACTCCCCAAGAACAGCTCTTGATTCTTGAACTTCATTCCAAGTGGGGAAACAGGTACTTGTAGAGGTTCATTTTTGTATTTATCAATGTTTAATAATGACCTGATATCTATTTGTCACTTCAGGTGGTCGAAAATTGCACAGCATCTTCCTGGAAGAACTGACAATGAGATCAAGAACTACTGGAGAACAAGGGTGCAAAAACAGGCACGCCAACTGAATATCGAGTCCAACAGCCAGAGATTCCTTGATGCGGTTCGATGTTTTTGGATGCCAAGATTGGTTCAAAAAGTGGAGCAGGCCTCACcatcttcctcctcctcctcttcttcttcttactTGAAAGAAATGT
This window encodes:
- the LOC107925379 gene encoding MYB-like transcription factor EOBI, which encodes MRAAMPPINTKNMSTPLEEEESELRRGPWTLEEDTLLTHYIARHGEGRWNMLAKCAGLKRTGKSCRLRWLNYLKPDIKRGNLTPQEQLLILELHSKWGNRWSKIAQHLPGRTDNEIKNYWRTRVQKQARQLNIESNSQRFLDAVRCFWMPRLVQKVEQASPSSSSSSSSSYLKEMCTQSSVPSQLSSCCTVPSFPTFSPLANKTTDISNSSSVTTQNICPTDSINISDQTEIPQHLTGSNVYSHTTLDQCYNIDSNDYGMEGISFASMSAVGFYEGTSSEGNWMCTEMSDNLWNMDDIWQLRSM